A portion of the Salinigranum marinum genome contains these proteins:
- the sufB gene encoding Fe-S cluster assembly protein SufB, with translation MSSDQEHLRETDTEERFDFKKEETAAFRADQGLTEKTIRLISEDKNEPEWMLKRRLRALNLWQEMPMPTDWPGQPDLSEVDVNEIVPYIRPDVDVRAGVDDWEELPEDIKDTFDKLGIPEAEKNALSGVGAQYESEVVYQNMQERWEEKGVIFCNMDEAVQEHEDLVREYFMTKCVPPSDNKFAALHGAIWSGGSFVYVPEGVTVEMPVQAYFRMNSEGMGQFEHTLIIAEPNSEVHYIEGCSAPKYSAFNLHSGGVEVIVKENAHVQYSTVQNWSKNTYNLNTKRAIAERDATMEWISGSMGSKATMLYPSTILKGSGATDNHITIAFAGEGQNIDTGAKVYHNAPNTKSTIESKSVSKDGGRTNYRGLVHIADGAEDSSTSVECDALMFDNESTSDTMPYMEINESTVDVAHEATVGKIGDEDVFYLQSRGLDDDDAKQMIVSGFIEPITEELPIEYAVELNRLVELEMEGSLG, from the coding sequence ATGAGTTCCGATCAAGAGCACCTCCGCGAGACCGATACTGAAGAGCGATTCGACTTCAAGAAAGAGGAGACGGCCGCCTTCAGGGCCGACCAGGGGCTGACAGAGAAGACGATACGGCTCATATCTGAAGATAAAAACGAGCCCGAATGGATGTTGAAGCGACGACTCCGCGCGCTGAACCTCTGGCAAGAGATGCCGATGCCAACTGACTGGCCAGGACAGCCAGACCTGTCAGAAGTCGACGTCAATGAGATCGTGCCGTACATCCGCCCCGATGTCGACGTCCGCGCCGGCGTCGACGACTGGGAAGAGTTGCCCGAGGATATCAAGGATACATTCGACAAGCTTGGTATTCCAGAAGCGGAGAAGAATGCGCTCTCCGGCGTCGGTGCCCAGTACGAGTCCGAGGTTGTCTATCAGAATATGCAGGAGCGCTGGGAGGAGAAGGGTGTCATCTTCTGCAACATGGACGAGGCTGTCCAGGAACACGAAGACCTCGTCCGTGAGTACTTCATGACGAAGTGCGTGCCGCCGAGCGACAACAAGTTCGCGGCGCTGCACGGTGCCATCTGGTCAGGTGGCTCGTTCGTCTATGTGCCCGAAGGTGTGACTGTCGAGATGCCCGTCCAAGCGTATTTCCGGATGAACTCTGAGGGGATGGGTCAGTTCGAACATACGCTCATCATCGCGGAACCAAACTCCGAGGTCCACTATATTGAGGGATGTTCAGCACCAAAGTACTCGGCGTTTAATCTGCACTCAGGCGGTGTTGAAGTGATCGTGAAGGAGAACGCTCACGTCCAGTACTCGACGGTGCAAAACTGGTCGAAGAACACCTACAATCTCAACACGAAACGCGCTATCGCCGAGAGAGATGCGACGATGGAGTGGATCTCAGGGTCGATGGGATCGAAGGCGACGATGCTCTATCCATCGACGATTCTGAAGGGATCGGGGGCGACTGACAACCACATCACCATCGCGTTCGCTGGTGAGGGCCAGAACATCGACACCGGCGCGAAGGTCTATCACAACGCGCCGAACACGAAATCGACCATCGAGTCGAAGTCGGTCTCGAAGGACGGCGGTCGCACCAACTACCGTGGGCTCGTCCACATTGCTGACGGCGCGGAGGACTCCTCTACGTCGGTTGAATGTGACGCGCTGATGTTCGACAACGAATCCACCTCCGACACGATGCCGTACATGGAGATCAACGAGTCCACGGTGGACGTCGCGCACGAGGCAACCGTCGGGAAGATCGGCGATGAAGACGTCTTCTACCTCCAATCCCGTGGACTGGACGACGACGACGCCAAGCAGATGATCGTCTCGGGCTTTATTGAGCCGATCACCGAAGAGTTGCCCATCGAGTACGCGGTCGAACTCAACCGACTCGTCGAACTCGAGATGGAGGGCTCGCTCGGATAG
- a CDS encoding ferredoxin family protein codes for MAIDPKFEENRDAAGRHEEHRVWGPVDEPDQLGIHGTHVGVDFDICIADGACLEDCPVDVFEWTDTPDHPESDIKADPINETQCIDCMLCVDVCPVDAIDVDPGRAGRL; via the coding sequence ATGGCGATCGATCCAAAATTCGAGGAGAACCGCGATGCCGCCGGGCGGCACGAGGAACATCGAGTCTGGGGTCCAGTCGACGAACCGGATCAACTAGGAATCCACGGGACACATGTGGGTGTCGACTTCGATATCTGCATCGCCGATGGGGCCTGTCTCGAGGATTGTCCCGTCGACGTGTTCGAGTGGACAGATACACCGGACCACCCCGAGAGCGACATCAAAGCCGACCCGATCAACGAGACACAATGTATCGATTGTATGCTTTGTGTCGATGTGTGTCCCGTCGACGCCATCGACGTTGATCCCGGACGAGCGGGGCGACTGTGA
- a CDS encoding 2-oxoacid:ferredoxin oxidoreductase subunit beta, translating into MSTDIRFTDFKSDKQPTWCPGCGDFGTMNGMMKALANTGNDPDNTFVVAGIGCSGKIGTYMHSYALHGVHGRALPVGIGAKLANPNLEVMVAGGDGDGYSIGAGHFVHAVRRNVDMTYIVMDNRIYGLTKGQPSPTSREDFETSTTPEGPKQPPVNPLALALAAGGTFIAQSFSSDSQRHTEIVQKAVEHDGFGFVNVYSPCVTFNDVDTYDYFRDTIVDLSETNHDPTAYDDATDAIIDGNKEYQGVIYQDEHSIAYEEREGLSENMAVIPDGAPDNAMDLVREFY; encoded by the coding sequence ATGAGCACCGACATCAGATTCACCGACTTCAAATCCGACAAGCAACCAACGTGGTGTCCCGGCTGCGGTGACTTCGGCACGATGAACGGGATGATGAAAGCGTTGGCGAACACCGGGAACGACCCGGACAATACGTTCGTCGTCGCCGGTATCGGCTGTTCGGGGAAGATCGGCACCTACATGCACAGCTACGCGCTCCACGGCGTCCACGGCCGCGCCCTCCCCGTGGGCATCGGGGCGAAGCTGGCGAATCCGAACCTCGAAGTGATGGTCGCTGGCGGCGACGGAGATGGCTACTCGATCGGCGCTGGCCATTTCGTACACGCCGTCCGCCGCAACGTCGACATGACCTATATCGTGATGGATAACCGCATCTACGGCCTCACGAAGGGGCAACCATCGCCAACATCGCGTGAGGACTTCGAGACCTCGACGACGCCCGAGGGTCCGAAACAACCGCCGGTCAACCCGCTGGCACTCGCGCTGGCTGCCGGCGGGACGTTCATTGCGCAGTCGTTCAGTTCAGACAGCCAGCGCCACACCGAGATCGTACAAAAAGCCGTCGAACACGACGGGTTCGGCTTCGTCAACGTCTACAGCCCCTGCGTGACGTTCAACGACGTCGACACCTACGACTACTTCCGAGACACGATTGTCGATCTCTCCGAGACAAACCACGATCCGACAGCTTACGACGACGCTACGGACGCGATTATCGACGGCAATAAAGAGTACCAAGGTGTGATCTATCAGGACGAGCACTCGATTGCCTACGAAGAGCGTGAAGGCCTCTCAGAGAATATGGCTGTCATACCCGACGGGGCTCCGGACAACGCAATGGATCTCGTTCGGGAGTTCTACTGA
- a CDS encoding DUF7563 family protein: protein MPDCATCGGHISAQFARVFGDKDGVVLACPSCSPNAGIGKEIRQRTDNR from the coding sequence ATGCCTGACTGCGCTACCTGTGGCGGGCATATTTCGGCTCAGTTCGCACGAGTGTTCGGCGACAAGGACGGCGTCGTTCTTGCGTGCCCGTCCTGTTCGCCCAATGCTGGTATTGGAAAAGAAATACGACAGCGAACAGATAATAGATAA
- a CDS encoding universal stress protein, which translates to MSFAQASTLVSGSRKAPEDAAHGAGRRDRNHILAPLLTPEEPAVADQLRVAAGLARTADASLHIVSPSVVPEEMSVEHRQDVTTDDEQELINWGLKQVSTRTPRIEEQVLNPRRLSDGIRYITGANDIDTLVVPGDSMKARLRRSLPERLALRSNCDIVTVNGHYGYEQVPSILLAVAGGPHSGLATDIAQHIAIDCDSWIDILHVVDEDASEHQRQEAESYVKTIAQRISRPESTTTWVLKAESVADVIIEQSAYYGLTILGSPSKGRLRRFISGSTSETIQDNAKSAVLSAWSNR; encoded by the coding sequence ATGAGTTTCGCACAGGCGTCCACGCTCGTTTCAGGATCCCGCAAGGCACCCGAGGACGCCGCTCACGGTGCGGGTCGCCGTGACCGAAACCATATTCTTGCTCCGTTGCTCACGCCCGAAGAGCCAGCAGTGGCCGACCAACTTCGCGTCGCTGCAGGTCTCGCACGGACAGCAGATGCGTCCCTTCATATTGTTAGTCCGAGTGTCGTCCCAGAGGAAATGTCCGTAGAACACCGACAGGACGTAACGACTGACGATGAACAGGAACTCATTAATTGGGGACTTAAGCAGGTATCAACACGGACTCCACGAATTGAGGAGCAAGTGCTTAATCCGCGTAGATTGAGCGACGGTATCCGGTATATTACCGGGGCGAACGATATCGATACTCTCGTTGTGCCCGGGGACTCAATGAAAGCGCGATTACGTCGGAGCCTCCCCGAGCGCCTCGCTCTTCGGTCTAATTGCGATATCGTCACCGTCAACGGTCATTACGGCTACGAACAGGTTCCGTCAATTCTACTTGCAGTTGCAGGTGGTCCGCACTCTGGTCTGGCAACAGATATCGCCCAGCACATCGCAATTGACTGCGACTCGTGGATTGACATTCTCCATGTCGTTGACGAGGACGCTTCGGAACACCAGCGACAGGAAGCGGAGTCTTACGTCAAAACTATCGCTCAGCGTATCAGTCGCCCCGAGTCGACCACGACATGGGTGCTGAAAGCTGAAAGTGTTGCTGACGTCATAATTGAGCAATCTGCGTACTATGGGCTCACGATTCTCGGCTCACCATCAAAGGGACGACTTCGGCGGTTCATTTCTGGGTCTACGAGTGAGACTATTCAGGACAATGCCAAGAGTGCCGTTCTCTCAGCGTGGAGCAATCGTTAG
- a CDS encoding cupin domain-containing protein, with protein sequence MDHISISEVANQLAEDEETETEAMREVSFSLQVMRFEPGDEDPMHAHAEEEIYHIDAGEATLVTEDESVNVERGDVVHLDPGTDHQFTGFEDEFVVTVMYAPAEGSQES encoded by the coding sequence GTGGATCACATCAGCATCTCTGAGGTAGCGAATCAGTTAGCTGAAGACGAAGAGACAGAAACGGAGGCGATGCGTGAGGTGTCGTTCAGTCTGCAGGTGATGCGGTTCGAGCCTGGTGACGAGGATCCGATGCATGCCCACGCTGAAGAGGAAATCTACCACATTGATGCGGGCGAGGCAACGCTTGTGACCGAAGACGAGTCGGTCAACGTTGAGCGAGGCGATGTCGTACATCTTGATCCTGGGACGGATCACCAGTTCACTGGCTTCGAGGACGAGTTCGTGGTCACGGTGATGTACGCGCCTGCCGAGGGCTCTCAAGAGAGTTAG
- a CDS encoding NAD-binding protein — protein MDKWQRRTVYYSFILFGSMLVFAILYQNGMRVYEGEPRTFLHSLQVVVETFTTTGFGSDSPWTSPEMQVLVILMDLVGTLLIFMALPVLAFPLLEDILSTTVPTSIENGMQDHVVICSYTARAGALIDELDSWDVDHVIIEPDRERAKELYEDGHRIIHADPTSLGGLKGAKISSARALVADVSDQVDASIVLAAQEVTEAFVFS, from the coding sequence ATGGATAAGTGGCAGCGCCGCACCGTCTACTATTCGTTTATTTTGTTCGGCTCAATGCTTGTGTTTGCGATCCTCTATCAGAACGGGATGCGTGTCTACGAGGGAGAACCACGAACGTTCCTCCACTCTTTACAGGTCGTCGTCGAGACGTTCACGACGACGGGGTTCGGTTCGGATTCGCCCTGGACCAGTCCGGAAATGCAGGTGCTTGTGATCCTCATGGACCTCGTCGGGACGCTACTCATCTTCATGGCGCTGCCAGTACTCGCGTTTCCACTGCTTGAGGACATCCTCTCGACGACCGTTCCGACATCGATCGAAAACGGAATGCAGGATCACGTCGTCATCTGTTCGTACACCGCACGTGCTGGGGCCCTCATTGACGAGCTTGACTCGTGGGATGTGGACCACGTGATCATCGAACCGGATCGTGAGCGCGCGAAAGAACTGTACGAGGATGGCCACCGGATTATTCACGCAGACCCGACGTCGCTTGGAGGACTCAAAGGGGCAAAAATCTCTTCTGCTCGAGCACTCGTTGCGGACGTCTCTGACCAAGTCGACGCAAGTATCGTCTTAGCTGCACAGGAAGTCACCGAGGCATTCGTCTTTAGTTAG